One Candidatus Nitrososphaera evergladensis SR1 genomic window carries:
- a CDS encoding SDR family NAD(P)-dependent oxidoreductase, with translation MRLLDGRVAIITGSTKGNGLAMANLFSEHGANVVITGRDEKEIQNAVNEILKEHQTEPLGLKVDVTSNQEVREMVTRVLQKYNQIDVLINNAGFPIRDELWDVSFEKISDQDLDRVLDVDTKGTYRCCREVLPVMQKQRYGVIINISSTPAISGYTKGAPYTVAKAANLGITKHIAAEYGKYNIRCNAIAPGTIATQRNWERLSDAERNELVSSIPLGRAGRPGEIAGVVLLLASDYSSFVNGQTIVIDGGETIR, from the coding sequence ATGAGACTACTAGACGGTAGGGTTGCCATTATCACAGGTTCAACCAAGGGAAACGGGCTGGCCATGGCAAATCTATTCTCTGAACATGGGGCAAACGTGGTCATCACAGGAAGAGATGAGAAGGAAATTCAAAATGCTGTGAACGAGATTTTGAAAGAACACCAAACTGAGCCCCTTGGTTTGAAAGTGGATGTAACTTCTAATCAAGAAGTAAGGGAAATGGTTACCAGAGTGCTGCAAAAATACAATCAGATCGATGTCCTGATAAACAATGCAGGTTTTCCAATCAGAGATGAATTATGGGACGTTTCCTTTGAAAAGATTTCTGATCAGGATCTGGATAGAGTTTTGGATGTCGATACAAAGGGCACCTACCGTTGCTGCCGCGAAGTTCTTCCAGTCATGCAAAAGCAAAGGTATGGAGTCATCATCAATATCTCCTCAACGCCCGCCATAAGCGGATACACAAAGGGCGCGCCTTACACTGTGGCCAAGGCAGCCAATCTTGGAATAACAAAGCATATCGCCGCAGAATATGGAAAATACAACATAAGGTGCAATGCAATAGCACCAGGAACCATTGCGACGCAGAGAAACTGGGAGAGACTATCAGACGCAGAGAGAAACGAGCTGGTATCTTCTATTCCTCTTGGAAGGGCTGGAAGACCTGGCGAAATTGCAGGAGTTGTCCTGCTGCTTGCAAGCGACTATTCATCGTTTGTCAATGGCCAGACAATAGTCATAGACGGCGGAGAGACTATACGCTAG
- a CDS encoding CDGSH iron-sulfur domain-containing protein → MPLPNGPLYLVNDSRPKSIDNLVNYKGEPLSTVVGIALCRCGQSKNKPFCDGTHLKIKFRDDKS, encoded by the coding sequence GTGCCTCTGCCAAATGGACCCCTTTATCTCGTTAATGATTCTCGACCCAAGTCCATAGATAATCTAGTGAACTACAAAGGCGAACCCTTGTCCACGGTCGTTGGAATCGCGCTTTGCAGATGCGGTCAATCAAAGAATAAGCCATTCTGCGATGGAACTCATCTGAAAATAAAGTTTAGAGATGATAAGAGTTAA